A DNA window from Paenibacillus andongensis contains the following coding sequences:
- the glgD gene encoding glucose-1-phosphate adenylyltransferase subunit GlgD gives MKHVMGVINLVNEPDDLEELTYFRCPASVPFGGRYRLIDFTLSNMVNSGIDNVAVFTQHKYRSLMDHLGSGKEWDLDRKRGGLFVLPSVLNEPTGISRGDLYQFYSHRDYFYRGKEELVIISRSHMVCNLDLRDAVRYHEDTQADITVIYKQTDEDIQGKFRRLAVKDSGQVTLMEDHTGRLRTNNISMEMYIMSKALLLDMVESCLAQGYDHLVRDGIMKNIDKLSVYGYKFEGHVGIVNSIQGYYKHSMQLLNPAIWRELFFQKNLIYTKVKDEPPAKYLDTAAAKNALIANGCVIEGKVENSILFRGVKIRKGAYVKNSIILQNCEIEENVIIENAILDKDVFISRGRVLTGDNKAPFIAAKTKVI, from the coding sequence GTGAAACATGTAATGGGTGTCATTAATTTAGTGAATGAACCGGATGATTTGGAAGAACTGACCTACTTTCGTTGCCCAGCATCTGTGCCGTTCGGCGGCCGTTATCGATTAATTGATTTTACATTGTCCAATATGGTGAATTCCGGCATTGATAATGTTGCTGTATTCACTCAACATAAATATCGTTCGCTCATGGATCATTTGGGTTCTGGGAAGGAATGGGACTTAGACCGGAAGCGGGGCGGCTTGTTCGTGCTCCCGTCTGTGCTCAATGAACCAACAGGCATTTCACGTGGTGATTTATACCAGTTCTATAGCCATAGGGATTATTTCTATCGCGGTAAAGAAGAGCTTGTCATAATTTCACGAAGCCATATGGTATGCAATCTCGATCTGCGTGACGCTGTGCGTTACCATGAGGATACACAAGCAGACATTACGGTTATCTATAAGCAAACAGATGAGGATATTCAAGGGAAATTCCGTCGTCTAGCAGTCAAGGATAGCGGACAAGTGACTCTTATGGAGGATCACACAGGCAGATTGCGCACTAACAACATTTCAATGGAAATGTACATCATGAGCAAAGCGCTCCTGCTGGATATGGTTGAATCTTGCTTAGCGCAAGGTTACGATCATTTGGTGCGCGATGGCATTATGAAAAACATTGATAAGCTGAGTGTGTATGGCTACAAATTTGAAGGCCATGTAGGGATTGTGAATTCGATCCAAGGCTATTACAAGCACAGTATGCAGCTGCTTAATCCGGCGATCTGGAGAGAGTTATTCTTCCAGAAAAACCTGATTTACACGAAGGTTAAGGATGAACCGCCAGCGAAGTACTTGGATACCGCAGCAGCTAAAAACGCACTCATCGCTAACGGCTGTGTCATCGAAGGTAAAGTGGAGAATAGTATCCTGTTCCGTGGTGTCAAAATCAGAAAAGGTGCTTACGTGAAGAACAGTATCATCCTCCAAAACTGTGAGATTGAAGAGAATGTTATTATTGAGAACGCAATCCTGGATAAGGATGTCTTCATTAGTCGCGGACGTGT